CATCTAACAGGCATCTACGGCATTGAGTGGTGAATATTAAGGCAAAATTGAGAACAGCATTAGTTAAGCAAAGTCAATGGATGAAGATGAGACTATAGCAATTTTAAATGGTTTGGACATCTTACCAATTTAGATCTCAAAGAGATTGCTATATAACTAAAACAAGTTGGTGCTGTGCAAATCCAACTATTGGTCGGAATTAATTGGATTATTGATACTAGGAGGAGTCATGAAATCATTGGTTCGTTGGGGCGCAACATTGGGTTTAATCGGGAGTACTTTGTTGGGGACAGTCTTTATCGGCAACCTCCCAGTGTTGGCATTGTCAGAACAACAAATAAAAGATAAATTAGACTCAGTACCAGTGTATTTAGTCACAAACAAGGATGGCTTACCACTCAGTCGCCCCCTACCTGATGCTCAAAATGGGCAAAAAGCTGGTGGTTCGGTGACAGGTGTTTATCTGAGTCGGCAAGAAGCTCAGACTTTTATCAACCAACTGCGAAATGCCAAAGACAAAGACCCAAAAATTGAAGAATTAGTCAAAAGCCTACAAGTAACAGCAGTGCCTCTGGGAGTAATTTATCAGAAATTACAACAAACCAAAAACCAGCCCAACCGTCTGTTATTTGCCTTTAAACCTGTTGACCAGGAAATTCAAGGCGCATTAGAATTGTTGCGTCAAGGCGGTCAAAAGGTAGATCAGTTTAAAAGCGTGCCTGTTTTTGCTGTCAGATTTGCACCAGATCAGGGATATGTACCCATTCAATTGCCATCTGACAAACAGCAAATGATTCCTCTGTTTTTAAGCAAACAAGATGCACAGGGTTTGTTAAGTCAGGTAAAGCCCAAGTTTCCCAAGGCTGATATTCAAGTAATAGATGTAGATGGGGTAATTAAAACTTTGCAAGAAAAAAACGATACCTGGCTCAACCAAGTTGTCTTAGTGCCATCCCCAGAGTCTAGAGACTATCTCAGAACGCTGCCTAAAGAGGGTGCTAACAATACTCCTGCTCCCCGTAATGGAAATAATTCTCAGCCCAAGAAGCCGAATCAACGTTAAAGCATGGGGGATATACAATCAAAATTAGTGTCAGGGTTGCAACTGTGGCAGTGGCGTCATCAGGCAATTAAAACGGCTGACGCCACTGATGTTCCACCAGCAGAGGTAGATTGGTTACTTGGGGAGGTGGCTGGGTTAGATCGGTTGGCGCTGCGTTTGGAATCCTTCAAAGATTGGCCTGAGATTGAACTGCAGTTACCGCTAGAAGATTTAGAGCAGCTGTGGCAGAGGCGATTACATGAGCGCTTACCAGTGCAGTATATTGTTGGGGTGACACCCTGGCGACATTTTAAAATCGCTGTTTCCAGCGCAGTTTTAATCCCTAGACCAGAAACAGAAAGCTTGATTGATTTAGCCCTAGCCGCTACTGCTAGTAGTCAGACAACCCCACCTCTACAACAAGGACATTGGGCTGACTTGGGGACTGGTAGTGGTGCGATCGCCCTGGGACTAGCAAAGATATTTCCACAAGCTATCATTCACGCCGTTGATTACAGTAGTGAAGCTTTGGCGATCGCATCCCTAAACGCCAATAATTTGCAACTTACCGACCGAATTCGATTTGTTCAAGGTTCTTGGTGG
The Gloeotrichia echinulata CP02 DNA segment above includes these coding regions:
- a CDS encoding Tic22 family protein, with the protein product MKSLVRWGATLGLIGSTLLGTVFIGNLPVLALSEQQIKDKLDSVPVYLVTNKDGLPLSRPLPDAQNGQKAGGSVTGVYLSRQEAQTFINQLRNAKDKDPKIEELVKSLQVTAVPLGVIYQKLQQTKNQPNRLLFAFKPVDQEIQGALELLRQGGQKVDQFKSVPVFAVRFAPDQGYVPIQLPSDKQQMIPLFLSKQDAQGLLSQVKPKFPKADIQVIDVDGVIKTLQEKNDTWLNQVVLVPSPESRDYLRTLPKEGANNTPAPRNGNNSQPKKPNQR
- the prmC gene encoding peptide chain release factor N(5)-glutamine methyltransferase, with the translated sequence MGDIQSKLVSGLQLWQWRHQAIKTADATDVPPAEVDWLLGEVAGLDRLALRLESFKDWPEIELQLPLEDLEQLWQRRLHERLPVQYIVGVTPWRHFKIAVSSAVLIPRPETESLIDLALAATASSQTTPPLQQGHWADLGTGSGAIALGLAKIFPQAIIHAVDYSSEALAIASLNANNLQLTDRIRFVQGSWWEPLASLKGQFSGMVSNPPYIPTSTLPTLQPEVFHHEPHLALDGGADGLDCIRHLIEISPTYLRPGGVWLIEMMAGQADIVQELLQNQGCYYNIQIHPDLAGIERFALAYKS